TCAAAGAATAATGTACCTAagccctaggtccctctgttctacaacaccacctaagcattaattatataagtcctaCCTTTGTTTGCTGTACTAAAATGCAATATGTCATTTATCCATtttgaactacatctgccatattttcagctcattgacccatttgatcaagatccctttgtaactgagaaaactttcttcactgtctacaatgccaccaattttggtgttgtccacaaacgtactaaccatgccttctatattctcatccaaacaaAAAAacacccagaaccaatccctgtggacaggcctccagtccgtaAACACACTGTCTCCTGCctttaagccaattatgtatcaaattggcaagctcatcctgaatcccatgtgacttaactttactaattagcctACATTTGGAAAACCTTGTCTAAGTAAGCAAAgtctctgccttcatcaaccaTTTTGGTAACGTTCTCAAAAGCCTcgaatcaagtttgagacatgattttccttgcagaaagccatgctgactatccctaagcaaTTTTTACTCCTCAATGTCCATAAAGTTTATGTTTTAAAATCACTTGCAACAATTTACCCGCAAATGAAGTCAGACCTATAGGTCTATAGACTTctggtttctccttacaaccctttttaaacaaaggcacaacattagctaccctcaTCAGAAATCTCACCTCTAGTTACTGAAGATGCatatatttctgcaaggggtcttgcaatttcctcccttacttcccacaatattctgggatacattgtatcaaatccTGGAGGTTTATCCACTTTTAGTTTCTCTAAgacctccacaacttcctcttctgtaatgtaaactgtttttaaaacatcagaATTTATTTCCCTGTGTTCTTTCTCCAgttaaaaactgatgcaaagtattaatttagtacccctcccattttctgcggttcAACAGACAACTTCCTTTACCTTTCAGAGGCCGTACTTCTCTCTAGTTATCCCCTTACTCTTAATGTACTTGTCGAATCTCTTTGAATTATCCTTAACCTATCTGCCAGTGCTATCTCATCCcctctttgctttcctgatttctttgTCTAGTTTTACAAGCATTtgttctcttgtgtttttttttcaatttgacaGTACTCTTGAGAAAGtaacaacactttttttttcttaccaTAAATGCTTTCAGCAAGTTCACCAACATGATGATGCTGAAAGGTCAGAAATTACTGTCCAGATCGATCATGAGCAAGGTAAAGTTTTTGTTCTTCTATCTGAAAAGCTGTGGGATTTGACCTATGATTCTGGGGAGGTATTGGGACTGAGTAGGAATACAGAAAGGAATCTCTCTGGGGAATGGGAACAGGGGAACATCAGTGATATCTTGATGCATTTTGGCATAATAGTTGTCACACAACCCTAAATAACACAATATATTACTACTTAAACCAAGATAGTTTATGTCCTTTACCTTGGACAGTGACATCTTCTGTCTGCATCCCTGTCCACTGCTATTTAATAGGGACTGGCCCCACCATTGGTGTACCCCAGTTTATATAATCTTTCCCTACCAGTACTTACCGGTAATATCCAGGGACAGACATGCAACTCACCATTACATGTGCACACACAATTTAAACTGTGGATATGTCTCCTAGTCATGTAAATTGACCTCCTGGATTGTAACTTAATGAATGAATTGGGAGTGTCAGATGTACTGCTGCATAGTCACTGTTTTTGTGTGTTCATTTATCTCAGAAAAATGTCATGAACCTAGAAGCATTGAATAGGATTATTGATGCATGGTCTAATGAGGCAGTTGTTTCCCTAGACTTTTGAATCGATTAAACGGAAGCAAATTGAAAGTTACCACAAAGCATCAGAGTCTGAGAAGGATGCCATTGAGTGTAATCCATACAAGATCTTCCACCAAGCTTTAGAAAACTGTAAACCTGTCATTGGGTTGACGAGCATACAACGTGGTGGCAAATCCTACCAGGTAAGACATGACGGCACTTTTCATCctatttttgttttgtattgaaTAAGCAGATATTTTGTCTGACCTAAAGGAAGTACTAGATCTGTTGTTCTTGGTCTTTACTCCAAACTATTCCCTATCTGCTGACATCAGCCCCACCCACCCAATTCTCTCTGGCAACAATCTGAAATCAAGCTGGCCTGCTCAAACTTTAAGATGTTTGATCCCCAGATGAGCTTTCAACTCCATTCATGCTATCACTAAGATTGGTTTCTGATGAAAGGTGGAAGTAGGCAATGTACGTGACTTTTGAGATGCATTTGGAGCTGGTCTATAAAATCCATCTGTTGTAAACTTCTTGTATCTTATAGGTAGCAAGCATAGATGAGAAGAACAAGACTTGTTACATGATCAGTCAAGCAAAtcgtgaatttttaaaaaatctattacTCTCTGGCCTTGTCTTTCTCTACACAATCTCCTACGGCCTACAACCCTCCAAAATACCTATTAATAAAAGGCCATAACTAGGAGGTGGTGGCAATTCAGCTCTAGTTCTTTGATGCATTAACATACTTTCACCTGTTACTGTGCAGAAAGACTTTTTGGGAAGCTCATGGGTGAGACTTGTGGCTTCACTAGTGAACCAGCTCATCTTTATTTTGATGCAGGTGCCAACACCTCTTACTGATAATCGCCGACGTTTCTTGGCCATGAAATGGTTACTTACTGAATGCCGTGAGAATCGGCACCGCCGCACTCATATGAATGAGAGATTGTCACAGGAGTTGCTTGCTGCATTTAACAATGAGGGTAACGTGATCAAGAGGAAGCATGATCTTCACAAAATGGCTGAAGCAAATAGAGCCTTTGCTCATTTTAGGTGGTGGTAAGGCTTTACAAAGGGAATTTAGAATCTGGGATTGTTCTCTAGCTGAAGCAGCCTGCAAGCTGGCCTTGAAGGTGGAAGACAAAGATTCTACTTCCTATCCTTGACTTCTCTTTCTTTCACTGCAGCACCAGAAAGTGAACACTGTAAAATAAATCTTCGTCTTTGAAACTCTGTCCTGAGAACAAGTGGTGTCTTTGCTCTCACCATAAAGGCTGAATGGATTGTTTGTTAGTTCACATTACAAACTTCATTTACAGCCCTCAAACACTAGCTAGAGGAAGAGTCTACTCTTGCTAAGTTGTAGTCTGTTTATATATGCATAAAGATTGTGGATATAAGGCCTGCTGTCAGATGCTTTCCATTCTCACTAACTTAGTCATCTAACAGTCATGCTCTTGTTGTATGCATGCAGGTTATTAGTGAGACAAAGGATGAGTTAAAACTCCAATCTCAAGCAACTTTTATTTGCATCACGAATCATTCCAATATACCAAATACAAAGTTCAAAATACCAGAAGTGAGGCTGAAGTCACATATGAAATACACAAACATACTCAATAACCACATCACAGGGAGGAACCACTTTCATGCCTTTCCCAGCAGGCCTGATGTTTGTTGCACTCAAATGAAAGTGAAATGTAAAGTGCTAGTCCAAAAACAGTAGGGCTCAAACTTTGCAGTTCACaataaaattaacatttattcAGTTCTGCAACTCAGATAAAGTAGTAAGTGGTGGGTTTATCCCAGAACAAGACTGGAGACCCCACCAGGTGGAATTTTTCTGGGTCGAAATGGTTGAGCAGGTGTTACAGGGCTGGGTGGGGGTTCTTCCTTCATTCCCTGGGCCACTTCTTGGTTTTCGGTTTTAAGGTTACCTGAACAAAAAGCACAATTAAATAGAGAAACTACACACACTCTCCTCCTTCCTTGGGCCAGAAAAAGCCAAAGCAAGTTAAATAATTTACCATTAGATCATAACAttcaaaaaaatatatataaatataggGATGTCTCATTTTACAATGCACAGCATTTAGAATGGAACTGACTGCAGGCAGGTGAAGCCTCCACTTGCAGCAGCTGGCTTCCTCAGCAGTGTGGAGAAGAACATCAATCTCAAGGATtcaaagtttgagaagatttgtagctcgggtactggttgtggttctgttcgccaagctgggaatttgtgttgcagatgttttgtcccctgtctaggtgacatcctcagtgcttgggagcctcctgtgaagtgcttctgtgatctttcctccagcatttgtagtggtttgaatctgctgcttccggttatcagttgcagctgtccgttgcagtggtcagtatattaggtccaggtcaatgtgcttattgattgaatctgtggatgagtgccacggcTCGAGGAATTCCgtgactgttctgtttggcttgtcctataataatatagtgttgtctcagttgaattcatgttgctagTTATCTGCATGTGGGGCttctaaggatagctggtcgtgtcgttttgtggctagttggtgttcatggatgcggatcattagctgtcttcctgtttgtcttatgtagtgttttgtgaagTTATTGCATGGGATCCACttgtccacagattcaatcaataagcacattgacctggacccaatataccaaccactgcaaatAGACACAGTtagaactgataaccggaagcagTAGATTCAAAActactacaaatgctggaggaaagatcacagaagcgcttcacaggaggctcctacgCACTGAGgaggtcacctagacaggggatgaaacgtttgcaacacaaattcctagcttggcgaacagaaccacatcaacTCAAGAATGCCTAGGACACCAAGTATTCTGATGATGCTGACCTGGGTTTGCAGTTCAGACATATCCATCAGACCTTCCCTTAACAGAAAATTTCATGATACTAACACTACATCTAGTGCAGGGACGGAGAAGAATGTTAACACTTGTGTGTAGTGCACTAGGAGAATGttggaacaaaaaaaaagcatatcACCAATCTTTCTGCTTACATCCTATGAAAACACTGCCTCAAGTATGGTACTGGTAGTCAGCCTGAGTGGATCACCTCTCACAGTAGTACCCTATTATGCAAGATCTAATGTGGAATAGATTAGATCATTTGATGGACCTGTTCCACACAGTGCCAATACATTGATCACAAGTAAAAACACAAAACACTAAACTTACCTACTGAGTTTACCTACCTTAAATTCACCATCTCTTCCTCCTTTAGGAGAATCAATTGGTGAGCAGCTTAAAATCACTTATTACCAATCCCCTGAACTAAACCTTTCCATCATCCATTCCCCTCCCTGAACAGAACCAGAACTCCACAACAAAAAAACCTTTGAATGCAATTTACTAGAATAAACTGAAATCAGAGACTATTAAATGAAGATGTATCCAGCTAAAAATCAGGGAGGTATGATAATCTGCTATTGCACAAAGAAAGTTCTAAAAAGTGAAGTAAAGGAATCAGTAGATTATTCCATGTATTAATCAGCTGGAAAAGAATCATCACCTTTTTAATGTGGTACTAAAGATGATCTCACACGAGACCAACAGTTAAACCTGGCACAGTTCAAGTGTGTGTTAACTGACCTAACATATGCCATGCAAGATTATACTCAATTGCTACTATAATGTCCAAATTTTTATTAACAATTCTAAGCAGCAGCCTGGAGGGGTACAACACGGGAATTATATAAATCAATTAAGTAAAATAGCACTAGCAAATAATTTGTCATATTTCTCATCATTTATTCTCCTTTCTTTCTAGCCGAGGTGTCTGGAAACATTTGTTATCAGGGACTCAGCTCGAGAGTGTGCTGGTCATATTCTGGTTACTGTAAGGGTGCATCAATTCATATTAATTAGGTTAATGCCTGTATTAAAATAGGAAACTATACATTATACAAAGGAGGTTACATGATTACCCATCATCAAGAAAAGttacgacctcctcagcatcttcCCATACAGCAGAGGAAGTCTATCTTGGCTGGGATTTTGTTCATGGATTTACGGAAGAtaaggaaaaaaaagtgaaacaGTGGCCAGTCAGCTCCTCTAAAGTTTGCATTGTGTTGGTAATAAAGGAGGTGCCCCAACCATCATCAGTGACTATACACAGTTAAGGATTTTCCCTAAAGTTCCTGGCATTTCCCAAGTTAGAGCAAATTTCATCTTATCTTAGGTCCAATTTAACTTTTGGTTAAACATAGTGCCCAAGCTATTATTTGTTTGGGAATTTGCTTCACATTTCTACCATACAAGTATAGGCATCTTTTTTAGTCAATTCAGATGTGGATTTTGGCCAAGTCTTGCCACAGATTGTTTTACTGAAGGTCAGGAATAGCTGAACATTTGCAGGTTACACAGTCAGAAATGATGACAAACTGAGGATTGTGAAAGATTGTTATCTATGCTGGCATATGGATAGATGAGGAAAATGCAGTTCAGCATAGGAAAACATATTTGGAAGTAGAAGTGAACTTTTAAATGAAAGTGAGCATAAGCCATAATAtgcagatgtgttgctggaaaggcgcaggtcaggcagcatccaaagaggagaatcgacattttgggcatgagcccttcttcaggaaaggctcccgattatcctgctccttggatgctgactgacctgagtctttccagcaacccattttcagctctgatctccagcatctgctgtcctcactttctcctataatgtGAAAATGGCCAGTCATTAAAGATGGAAATACATCAATAAACTCAAAAAGACCAACTTAAATCCTTGAATTCTTATTTTAATATTTCTTTGTTTTATACTTCATATCTTGAAGGTCTTGCAGTATGCCATAATTGTGTCCAATACCACTAAATTGTTCAAGATATATaaagcactggaaaaggtgcagtgTTATATCACTAACATTATCAGTAAGGGATTATAGACGTGAAGAGTTGAAAGCCCAAGTAATATTAAATAGGAATTCAAGGATTTAAGTTGGTCTTTGAGTTTATTGATGTATTTCCATCTTTAATGACTGGCCATCTGCACATTATGGCCTCTGCTCACTTTCATTTAAAAGTTCACTCCTACTTCCAAATGTATTTGTTCCTATGCTGAACTGCATTTGCCTCATCTTTCCATATGCCAGCATATGTAACAATCTTTCACAATCCTCAGTTTGTCGTCATTTCTACTAACTGTCATCCTTGGTAAATATCAAGGTAGTTCCATCAGTCTCAATCTCAAATGAATATCCAATTGAAATACTAACTATATCAAAGAGAATGTAAAGCCAGTATCTCCAGCATGACTACAGCTTTTTTTTACAATTAATTCTGCCCTAATCACACTGGAAGAAATCACACTGctggcagctgtggagagaagaaaaaaagatGTAAGGCAGCAAATTAGGCCTTTTACTAAACCATCTAACAAACCAGAGTAAATTTGACTAGGGGAATAAATTGATGACATCTCCAGCACCTGAATAGATCGATTACATGCTTACTATATAATCATTTATCTCAAACCTTAAAATGATGTGCAACTGTGGCTGCTAACTTGTTAAAGTACTGCATGAGGGAGATAGAGTAATCTGTCCAAATGGGTAATTCGATTAACAAATCTGCTTTCCCAATGACAAATCCAATGAAACAAAGCACATCTTAAAATGGTGCATTGAAGCTACAAAGTTATAAGAGTAAACTGCATTGGCTGTGATCATAAGAGGAACAGAAGTTTAAGCCATTTtgcccttcaaacctgttctaTAATTTATCAAGATCACAGGTCAGCAATAGTCCAAATGAATTTGTCCCATCTCTCAACATCTAGGAAATATTAACCTGAGATACAGTTAACAACTTCACATTATTACAGAGAGATTTCCAAGTGGCTATCACATTCCGTGTAGAAGTTAATTACTAAAATATTGCCCTGGGTTTTAAGATTCTGACCCCTAAATCTTAGACATCCCAATCAGCAGACAGTTTCTCCTAATCTACTTATTGATTCCTAACAGGTTTAAAGATCTCATTTTTGCTGGACATTGTCAATTGATAAAATCCAACTTCAGCATGAGTAAATTTTAGACAGACAGTCTAGTGACTTCTGGTTTTTCAATTGCTTAAACAATTTAGCTGGTTCCATCTCCCTAACAAGGCCAATGCTTTCCTGTCACTGATTCAAAATGCAAACAACTGGAACAAGGAAATCTCATTCTGAAGTTCATCAAAAGCAAAGCAAAATCTTTCCATTCTCAAACTTCAAAATCCAGAACAAACAGGAGACAAGTTCAAGTGTACAGTTTGTGCATGCATTTGTTACCTGACATTCCTACTGGTCAGTGCGAACTAtaaggagaaagaaaggaagtTAGCAAAAATGGCAGCATTTCcgcaattctgattttttttcatgcaAGCTCCATAAGTCTGAAAGGAAGTGTCAACCAGTTTGAGGAGTGGCTGTGGAAatattttcagaggccttttacaGAATTCTAGGCTTCTCTTTTTAGTCCAAGTAGCCTCATTTTTAATGACATCATTCAATTTAAATTGTACCAAATTATACCTGAATAAAAGATCATTGCCATATTGACACAAGATGATAATCTAACTTGAAAAAAGTTTTAAATCTTTGAAAATAGGTCATTAGCAAAAAAGTAATATTCTTCTTCAATGACACTTCAATAAAAGTATTCCCCGTTGTCATGAAACCACTGCAACTCCTGCATTGAAAGTCAAGGGCTGTAACACTAGATAGCATGTCTAATTTTTATTTTTTCTAGAATCAATGTTCAGAAGCTAAAACCTGAACCCTATAGAAAAGTCATACACGAACAAACTAGGAAACAGGAACCTCTTTGTAAAGAAAACATCTGGATGTAAAATGAAAAGCAGTCACTTCAACTTCCAAAATTTAAAACAGTGGCTATTACTAACAAAAATTGTTCACGATGGACCCATTTCTGAATCAAATGTTAAAATTAAATTACAACTCTACAACAATTTGGAATGAAATGCAAACCAATCCAAGTCTGAGGTGACTGCCTTAAATATTTATCTACTTGACCCATAATCTAAATATTGATTAGGGTTGTCAACATATACAAATGATTGTGTTGTCTTTGTTGAACAGACAACAGATGTAGCATTTAGGATTACCCCAAACTGAAGTTTAGGAGAGGGGAAAGTATAGACCGTATAGATTGATCAGTCTTAGAGGTGATAAATCTAAAATAAACTAGTTAATTATACAAGGAAGGTGGTCCTACTTcagttaggaaggaaattgacAAGACCACATcgcaaatactgtgtgcagtttgggtccACTTATTTTAGAAGTGAATTTAGTTAGCTTGATACCTAGGATGAcggggattgtcttatgaggaaagactagaCAAATAGATACTTTTTGGAACTCCAGTGGAAACAGAGGGGTGAATAGGTTTAGAAGAtcctgaacaattttgacagtatgGATGTGAAAAGAATATTTCTTGgtttgtgggtgagtccagaatgaCCAGACACTTAAAATGAGGGATTGCCTTTTAAAGGCAAGCAAGGAaattttctctctccctgcttTGGAATCCTCTGCTTCAAAAGATGGAGGTagggtcattgagtatttttcaaGGCAGCTGTAGATTGATTCTAATAAATGTTATTAGGGATAGATTAGAATGTGGAATTTGGAatacagattagccatgatcctactgaatggtagagcagacttgacaTGTTAATGTCTGATGATACCAGTGCATATAGCAAATTAaataggaattttaaaaagagtAAATGTATTACATTAGGGAATATTCTTACTCAGTTTCCTCATGTTTCTGACTTGCTCAAAATATTTGCATGCAAATTACTTTCATCTGAAATGAATTCTTCATTTCAACATGCAGCATTGCTAACATAAAAGTActttaaaaatctttttcaatTCCTTTACTTTGATATTTGCAGCATAAGCTCGAGTAAAGACCACTGTGTATCCTGTACCTTAAATTACAGCCTCCAAGTCAAATGACCTAGCAACAGTGATGAATGGCGACATAGTTCAAGTTGGAGAGGAACTTCAAGTGTTTGTATTCTCAAATATGTGCTGCTGTCATTCTAGGTCATTGTTTGAAAGATGCTGCTGGAACAACTTTAGTGAGTACTAATGATCTTGCAGATGGCATACACAGCTGCCACTGTACAAAAAGTTTAAGGAGTATATTCAAGCTGATGGGCTAATTGGTCCTATACAGTAATGAAGTTAGTGTTATTG
Above is a window of Hemiscyllium ocellatum isolate sHemOce1 chromosome 25, sHemOce1.pat.X.cur, whole genome shotgun sequence DNA encoding:
- the mrps7 gene encoding small ribosomal subunit protein uS7m, whose product is MAAGGSSLVMGSAVRLGRCCRLNAWMPGLVPVRGSRYNPYYLEPEIYKERHQIPVTELGPEEAAALELRTTRPIKAALSHQSSSVFYDFLVSKFTNMMMLKGQKLLSRSIMSKTFESIKRKQIESYHKASESEKDAIECNPYKIFHQALENCKPVIGLTSIQRGGKSYQVPTPLTDNRRRFLAMKWLLTECRENRHRRTHMNERLSQELLAAFNNEGNVIKRKHDLHKMAEANRAFAHFRWW